The Primulina tabacum isolate GXHZ01 chromosome 7, ASM2559414v2, whole genome shotgun sequence genome includes a window with the following:
- the LOC142551794 gene encoding interactor of constitutive active ROPs 2, chloroplastic-like, with amino-acid sequence MQTPTSRPASLKVPKNPSPATSVASWKLKTLGSDSGLVSSPNTVSKTTKDKSSKVSASEKRRSSRESELEPQLSQLQDDLKKAKDQLNSSESLKIKARQEAEEAKRRLAAMSSELEETRKELNELSDSEEARFQELRKISQDRDREWQSELEAVHKQHLMDSAALASAMNEIHRLNLQLDRVSELEASRARHVESAHTEIQSLRFELTETLDLVETLKNQLNDSRESEALALEEVSQVQMQLDVIKSAEETLQSEHANTMESYKALLLELEQSKDRENSFEGIVSNLQADLSNRCKISADSLDDIKISSGLREDDESELLKAELIDTKHEVSQLRAALEAADSMYRDEYVRSTLQIRDAYELVERTKSDSCKREAELEEKLKASMAEVEELRGKLIQNENELHSASCENKGLNMKMEETELEIELKNSESIIQNLTSNILDKETWLQNLTEENETLKFEILKREKEKNKANDEALASAESARAAEQEALRRLAYLTEEEEKSRRKAARVTEQLDAAQAACSEMEADLRRLKVQSDQWRKAAEVAAAILSNGDRDKYIERTGSLEYNMIGGKWGSPCSEDTDDDSPKKKNGNMLKMIGVLLKKVQK; translated from the exons ATGCAGACCCCTACATCAAG ACCGGCAAGCCTCAAAGTGCCTAAAAATCCGTCTCCTGCGACATCTGTTGCATCCTGGAAGCTTAAAACTTTGGGATCAGATTCTGGTTTGGTTTCATCTCCAAATACAGTTAGCAAAACAACCAAAGACAAAAGTTCTAAAGTTTCGGCATCTGAG AAGAGAAGGTCAAGCCGAGAGTCTGAATTAGAACCCCAACTTTCCCAGCTTCAAGATGATCTGAAGAAGGCCAAAGACCAGTTGAACTCATCCGAGTCATTGAAGATAAAGGCTCGACAAGAAGCTGAAGAAGCGAAGAGACGACTCGCTGCCATGTCTTCTGAACTCGAGGAGACTCGAAAGGAACTGAACGAGCTTTCTGATTCTGAGGAAGCTCGATTCCAAGAGCTACGCAAGATCTCTCAGGATCGGGATAGAGAGTGGCAATCTGAACTAGAGGCTGTACATAAGCAGCACTTGATGGACTCCGCTGCTTTGGCTTCTGCTATGAATGAGATACATAGGCTCAATCTTCAGCTGGACAGGGTTTCAGAGTTGGAAGCTTCTCGAGCAAGGCACGTGGAATCAGCTCATACCGAGATTCAAAGCTTGAGATTCGAACTCACAGAAACTCTTGATTTGGTCGAGACGTTAAAGAACCAGTTAAATGACAGCAGAGAATCAGAAGCTCTAGCACTGGAAGAAGTTAGTCAGGTACAAATGCAATTGGATGTTATTAAATCTGCTGAGGAAACACTGCAATCTGAGCATGCTAATACCATGGAATCGTATAAAGCCTTGCTACTGGAGTTGGAGCAGTCGAAGGATAGAGAGAATTCTTTTGAGGGAATTGTGAGCAACCTCCAGGCTGATCTAAGCAACAGATGCAAAATCTCAGCAGACTCTTTAGATGACATCAAAATCTCTTCGGGTCTCAGGGAAGATGATGAATCGGAACTGCTAAAGGCTGAACTCATTGATACGAAACATGAAGTCAGTCAATTAAGAGCTGCCCTGGAGGCTGCTGACAGCATGTACCGAGATGAATATGTTCGAAGCACACTGCAGATAAGGGACGCTTATGAACTCGTGGAGCGTACAAAATCAGACTCGTGTAAAAGAGAAGCTGAATTGGAGGAAAAACTAAAAGCATCCATGGCTGAAGTTGAAGAATTGAGGGGAAAgcttattcaaaatgaaaatgaaTTGCACAGTGCTTCATGTGAGAACAAGGGACTGAATATGAAGATGGAAGAAACCGAACTTGAAATCGAGCTCAAGAACTCAGAATCAATTATACAAAATCTGACGTCAAACATATTGGATAAAGAAACATGGCTGCAGAACCTCACAGAAGAAAATGAAACGCTGAAATTCGAAATCTTGAAGAGGGAAAAGGAGAAAAACAAAGCGAACGATGAAGCTCTTGCTTCAGCCGAATCGGCAAGAGCTGCGGAACAAGAGGCCCTGAGGAGACTTGCTTATTTGACGGAAGAAGAGGAAAAAAGTCGTAGAAAAGCAGCACGTGTAACCGAGCAGCTCGATGCAGCACAAGCCGCTTGCTCGGAGATGGAAGCTGACTTAAGAAGATTGAAGGTGCAGTCAGACCAATGGAGGAAGGCTGCTGAGGTAGCTGCTGCAATACTCTCAAATGGAGACAGAGACAAATATATCGAACGAACAGGATCTCTCGAGTACAATATGATCGGTGGGAAGTGGGGTTCTCCATGCTCCGAAGATACGGATGACGATTCACCAAAGAAGAAGAACGGTAACATGCTGAAGATGATTGGAGTGCTGTTGAAGAAAGTCCAGAAATAG
- the LOC142551797 gene encoding small ribosomal subunit protein uS12, which produces MGKTRGMGAGRKLKSHRRRQRWADKAYKKSHLGNEWKKPFAGSSHAKGIVLEKIGIEAKQPNSAIRKCARVQLIKNGKKIAAFVPNDGCLNYIEENDEVLIAGFGRKGHAVGDIPGVRFKVVKVSGVSLLALFKEKKEKPRS; this is translated from the exons ATGGG GAAGACACGTGGTATGGGAGCTGGTCGTAAACTCAAGTCCCACCGTCGAAGGCAAAGATGGGCTGACAAGGCCTACAAGAAATCTCACCTTGGTAATGAATGGAAGAAACCTTTTGCTGGGTCTTCTCATGCCAAAGGCATAGTTCTCGAGAAGAT AGGTATTGAAGCCAAACAGCCAAACTCTGCTATCCGTAAATGTGCTAGAGTTCAACTCATCAAGAATGGCAAGAAGATTGCAGCTTTTGTTCCCAATGATGGTTGCTTAAACTATATCGAGGAAAAT GATGAAGTATTGATCGCTGGATTTGGGCGTAAAGGCCATGCTGTGGGAGATATCCCTGGTGTTAGATTTAAGGTGGTGAAGGTGTCTGGCGTCTCTCTCTTGGCCCTCTTCAAGGAGAAAAAAGAAAAGCCTAGGTCTTAG
- the LOC142551795 gene encoding putative LRR receptor-like serine/threonine-protein kinase At1g67720 translates to MGAVEIFLVFLTFSALLLMDAASAQMPGFVSLDCGGNTSFTDDLGLIWTPDNQMTRGETTKISVSNENRKQYTTLKYFPADDNKYCYTLDVVPRNRYLIRATFLYGNFDNSNVYPKFDISFGPTRWATIVISDASTIEVEELIFLAIDTTVGICLSNATTGQPFISTLELRKFNGSIYLNQYENQFFLSVSARINFGADSVDPVRYPDDPFDRLWESDSLKKPNYLVDVAPGTEKISTRMPIDVSNDERPPQKVMQTAVVGRNGTLTYRLNLNGFPGFGWAFSYFAEVENFGASDSRKFKFVLPGDSEVSKPVVNIQENAQGKYRLYEPGYFNISLPFVLSFGFEKTSDSTMGPLINAMEINKYLKKSDGSADGAIFSGVITTYASAEWAKEGGDPCLPVTWSWVQCSSDPQPKIISIKLSGKNLTGEIPSEFTNLDGLVELWLDNNSLSGSIPDFSRCRNLKTIHIEDNQLTGELPSSLASLPNLRELYIQNNMLSGRVPSGLLNKDLILNYTGNVHLHEGSKGSHKPNIIIGSSVGTATVLLIAGITCYVLISKRNKKSPKQDQVRHDLAAHKFSSSAGDGAAEAAHYFTLSEIADATKNFERQVGFGGFGVVYYGKLKDGKEIAVKVLTNDSFQGKREFSNEVALLSRIHHRNLLQFLGYCQEGGKNILVYEFMHNGTLKEHLYGPLMHENGISWIKRLEIAEDAGKGIEYLHTGCVPSIIHRDLKTSNILLDKNMRAKVSDFGLSKLAVDGASHVSSMVRGTVGYLDPEYYISQQLTDKSDVYSFGVILLELISGQEAISNNFGPNCRNIVQWAKLHIESGDIQGIIDPSLREYDIQSMWKIAEKALMCIQPHGSMRPSISEVVKEIQDAISIEATRDGSSGEVSKLSVHSSANRAGSADFGIGEHFLSIDDSVTQPTAR, encoded by the exons ATGGGGGCCGTTGAAATTTTCTTAGTTTTTCTCACTTTTTCTGCCCTTCTTCTTATGGATGCTGCCTCAGCCCAGATGCCGG GCTTCGTAAGTTTGGACTGTGGTGGTAACACTAGTTTCACAGATGATCTAGGCCTTATATGGACTCCCGATAACCAGATGACCAGAGGGGAAACCACTAAGATATCTGTATCAAATGAGAATAGAAAACAGTATACAACACTGAAATACTTTCCAGCGGATGATAACAAATATTGTTACACTCTTGATGTGGTTCCCAGGAACAGGTACCTTATCAGAGCAACATTCTTATATGGTAACTTTGATAACAGCAACGTGTATCCCAAGTTTGATATTTCGTTTGGGCCAACTCGTTGGGCTACCATAGTGATTTCTGATGCAAGCACGATAGAGGTAGAAGAGTTGATATTTCTAGCTATAGATACCACCGTTGGAATTTGCTTGTCCAATGCTACTACAGGACAGCCGTTTATATCTACCCTTGAGCTCAGAAAGTTTAATGGTTCCATCTATCTTAACCAATATGAGAATCAGTTCTTTCTCAGCGTGTCAGCAAGAATAAACTTCGGTGCAGATAGTGTTGATCCCGTGAG GTATCCAGATGATCCATTTGATCGATTATGGGAGTCCGACTCTCTGAAAAAGCCCAACTACCTTGTTGATGTCGCTCCCGGAACCGAAAAAATATCTACTCGAATGCCCATTGATGTTAGCAATGATGAAAGACCGCCTCAGAAAGTGATGCAGACAGCTGTAGTTGGCAGGAATGGAACATTAACATACCGCTTAAATCTTAATGGTTTTCCTGGTTTTGGTTGGGCGTTCTCATACTTTGCTGAGGTTGAAAATTTTGGTGCAAGTGATAGTAGAAAATTTAAGTTTGTGCTCCCTGGCGACTCTGAAGTTAGCAAGCCCGTTGTAAATATCCAAGAGAATGCACAAGGAAAATATCGTCTGTATGAGCCTGGATACTTCAACATCTCTCTCCCATTTGTGTTATCTTTCGGATTTGAGAAAACTTCTGATTCTACTATGGGCCCTCTCATAAATGCAATGGAAATTAACAAGTATTTGAAAAAGAGTGACGGTTCTGCAGATG GAGCAATTTTTTCTGGTGTAATCACAACTTATGCGTCGGCTGAATGGGCCAAAGAGGGCGGTGATCCATGCCTCCCTGTTACCTGGTCATGGGTTCAGTGTAGTTCAGATCCccaaccaaaaataatatccaT TAAATTGTCCGGGAAGAACTTGACAGGAGAAATTCCGTCAGAGTTCACAAACTTGGATGGCCTTGTTGAGTT ATGGCTTGATAATAATTCACTGAGTGGTTCTATTCCTGATTTTTCCCGTTGCCGGAACTTGAAAACAAT ACATATTGAAGATAATCAGCTGACTGGTGAGCTGCCTTCTTCGCTTGCGAGTCTACCAAATTTGAGAGAACT GTATATTCAGAACAATATGTTGTCAGGAAGAGTGCCATCAGGTCTTCTCAACAAAGATCTCATTTTGAA CTACACGGGAAATGTACATCTTCATGAGGGAAGTAAAGGGAGCCATAAACCAAATATTATCATAGGATCATCCGTAGGAACTGCTACTGTTTTGCTCATCGCTGGTATTACTTGCTATGTCCTGATTtccaaaagaaacaagaagtCTCCGAAGCAAG ATCAAGTTCGACATGATTTGGCCGCTCACAAGTTTTCCTCTTCTGCGGGAGACGGTGCAGCAGAAGCTGCACATTACTTCACTTTATCTGAGATTGCAGATGCGACGAAGAACTTTGAGAGACAAGTTGGATTTGGAGGCTTTGGGGTGGTCTATTATGGGAAACTGAAGGATGGAAAAGAAATTGCAGTCAAAGTTTTGACAAACGATTCCTTCCAGGGAAAACGAGAATTCTCGAACGAG GTGGCTCTTCTTTCAAGGATACACCATAGGAATCTATTACAGTTTCTCGGATACTGCCAAGAAGGTGGGAAAAATATACTTGTGTACGAGTTCATGCACAATGGAACTCTTAAGGAACATTTATATG GACctttaatgcatgaaaatggTATTAGTTGGATTAAGCGACTCGAGATTGCTGAAGACGCCGGAAAAG GAATTGAGTACCTGCATACTGGTTGTGTTCCGTCAATCATCCATCGGGATTTGAAAACAAGCAATATTCTTCTTGATAAGAACATGAGAGCGAAGGTGTCAGATTTTGGTCTTTCAAAACTAGCAGTAGATGGAGCTTCTCATGTCTCGAGCATGGTTCGAGGAACTGTTGGTTATCTGGATCCTGA ATATTATATCTCCCAGCAGTTAACAGACAAAAGCGATGTCTATAGTTTTGGGGTAATACTCTTGGAGTTAATATCAGGTCAAGAAGCGATTTCAAATAACTTTGGACCTAACTGCAGAAATATCGTCCAATGG GCGAAGCTGCATATAGAGAGCGGTGACATACAAGGGATAATTGACCCTTCATTGCGTGAATACGACATTCAGTCAATGTGGAAGATAGCTGAAAAGGCGTTGATGTGCATTCAACCTCATGGGAGCATGAGGCCATCAATCTCAGAAGTTGTTAAAGAGATTCAAGATGCAATATCTATAGAAGCAACTAGAGACGGTAGTTCGGGTGAAGTATCGAAGCTTTCTGTTCATTCTTCGGCTAACAGGGCGGGTTCAGCTGATTTTGGAATTGGTGAACACTTCCTGTCTATTGACGACTCAGTCACGCAGCCAACTGCTCGATAG